One stretch of Candida orthopsilosis Co 90-125, chromosome 3 draft sequence DNA includes these proteins:
- a CDS encoding Fcp1 protein (S. cerevisiae homolog FCP1 has phosphoprotein phosphatase activity, has role in protein dephosphorylation, transcription and localizes to nucleus): MSDSTPIKLPSSAPFPVIISSIQCKKGDSISKHETIFKYKYWVYQDDPNSKEDPPKKMRAECIGTFESPIEGTVESINIHPQEEVMHSDVEILHIKEACAHTVQYGGLCALCGKSLEEERDYSGYDYEDRATIAMSHDNSGLKISFDEAAKIEHSTTDRLNEEEKLILVVDLDQTVIHATVDPTVGEWQSDPSNPNYPAVKDVKTFCLEEDPIVPPGWTGPKLAPTKCWYYVKVRPGLSEFLQKMDTKYEMHIYTMATRNYALAIAKIIDPDGKYFGDRILSRDESGSLTHKNLKRLFPVDQSMVVIIDDRGDVWQWENNLIKVVPYDFFVGIGDINSSFLPKKNGQLTGPIKKRKSVAKLEAAAELSKEEGEAKLQVGETNGVQEHAQENSPNTVDRIIELGGGEGNTNLLLEQSITRNQSIEQQQHERPLAKLQHDLEQLQEKSDGEKSSHSEDAEDEEEENLLYDDDNELMSLVKVLDNVHEEYYNLYDDTKAKLHSIKPDLTKIIPRMKSQCLQGVTILFSGIIPLGVNIDSADIVIWCKQFGVKVVNEVYPEVTHVVCRDVSPETGPTFKTRVAHKLYPDSIKIVNPDWLFSCLSTWTKVDEEDYLVSTSDPKLWFVKPNEIEKYKKKLEEAKQTTNFEIDPLSGNGEGWNGGRSNSINSIEDYGLDEADQEVDDFLAGLSDDDNEDDNHGNEEDEGDDDEEVTATSDGNDSFIRDIYKKKRTVTQVEEEDDDSDQEDSMDVDDNKKRKINSSGGDDGEQDVNDNEIDDLEQALLDGFDDLEE; encoded by the coding sequence ATGTCGGATCTGACACCAATTAAACTACCTTCGTCTGCTCCATTTCCCGTAATTATCTCATCCATACAATGCAAAAAGGGAGATTCGATATCAAAACACGAGactattttcaaatacaagTATTGGGTGTACCAAGATGATcccaattcaaaagaagacCCACCGAAAAAGATGCGTGCTGAATGTATAGGAACTTTTGAAAGTCCTATTGAAGGAACAGTTGAATCGATAAATATTCATCCACAAGAAGAAGTTATGCATAGCGATGTTGAAATATTACACATAAAAGAAGCTTGTGCTCATACGGTGCAATATGGTGGGTTATGTGCATTATGTGGGAAGTCACTTGAAGAGGAACGTGATTATTCAGGATATGATTATGAAGATAGAGCAACGATAGCTATGTCGCATGACAATTCGGGATTGAAGATCAGTTTTGATGAGGCAGCCAAGATTGAACATAGTACCACTGATCGATTAAATGAGGAagagaagttgattttggttgtaGATTTAGATCAAACGGTGATTCATGCAACTGTTGATCCGACGGTTGGAGAATGGCAACTGGACCCTTCCAATCCAAACTATCCAGCTGTGAAGGATGTGAAAACCTTTTGTTTAGAAGAAGATCCAATCGTACCACCGGGCTGGACAGGACCCAAATTAGCTCCCACCAAGTGTTGGTATTACGTCAAAGTGCGACCAGGATTATCGGAGtttttacaaaagatgGACACAAAATACGAAATGCATATATATACCATGGCAACAAGAAATTATGCTTTAGCAATTGCCAAGATCATTGATCCTGATGGAAAGTACTTTGGTGACCGAATTTTGAGTCGTGATGAAAGTGGATCACTTACACAtaaaaatttgaagagattATTCCCCGTTGATCAGTCAATGGTTGtgattattgatgataGGGGTGATGTTTGGCAATGGGAAAACAACTTGATCAAAGTAGTGCCTTATGACTTCTTTGTTGGTATTGGTGATATCAATTCCAGTTTTTTGCCAAAGAAAAATGGTCAATTGACCGGGCCCAtaaaaaagagaaaatcGGTAGCCAAATTGGAGGCAGCAGCTGAGTTGAGTAAAGAAGAGGGGGAAGCTAAACTACAAGTAGGTGAAACCAATGGTGTACAAGAACACGCACAGGAAAACTCGCCCAATACAGTTGACAGAATTATTGAATTGGGTGGGGGTGAAGGAAATACTAATTTGCTATTGGAGCAGTCCATCACGCGAAACCAATCTATTGAACAGCAGCAGCATGAACGACCTTTGGCAAAACTACAACACGATTTGGAGCAATTACAAGAGAAGTCAGATGGTGAGAAATCATCGCATTCTGAGGATGccgaagatgaagaagaggaaaatttgttatatgatgatgataatgagTTGATGTCACTTGTGAAGGTGCTAGATAATGTTCACGAAGAGTATTATAATTTGTATGATGATACTAAAGCCAAGTTGCATAGTATCAAACCTGATTTAACCAAGATAATACCGCGTATGAAGAGTCAATGTTTACAAGGGGTGACTATACTTTTTTCAGGAATTATACCACTTGGAGTTAATATCGATTCAGCTGATATTGTCATCTGGTGTAAACAATTTGGAGTCAAAGTTGTAAATGAGGTTTATCCTGAAGTAACTCATGTTGTTTGTCGTGATGTTTCACCTGAAACAGGACCTACTTTTAAAACTAGAGTTGCACATAAATTGTATCCTGATTCGATAAAGATAGTTAACCCTGATTGGTTATTCTCATGTTTAAGTACATGGacaaaagttgatgaagaagattatTTAGTCTCTACTTCTGATCCCAAATTGTGGTTTGTCAaaccaaatgaaattgaaaagtataaaaagaagttggaaGAAGCTAAGCAAACAACTAATTTCGAAATAGATCCCTTAAGTGGTAATGGTGAAGGATGGAATGGAGGTAGATCCAATTCGatcaactcaattgaagattacGGTTTGGATGAGGCTGATCAAGAAGTGGACGATTTCCTAGCTGGACtcagtgatgatgataatgaagatgacaaTCATGGaaatgaagaggatgaaggAGATGACGACGAAGAAGTCACCGCTACTTCTGATGGCAATGACTCCTTCATACGAGATATATataagaagaagagaacCGTCACCCAAGtggaagaggaagatgatgacAGTGACCAAGAGGATCTGATGGATGTGGATGATAACAAGAAACGAAAGATAAATTCaagtggtggtgatgatggAGAACAAGATGTTAATGATAAtgagattgatgatttggaacAAGCTTTACTAGATGGTTTTGATGATCTAGAGGAGtaa
- a CDS encoding Tpi1 triose-phosphate isomerase — MARQFFVGGNFKANGTKASVKSIIDNLNKQDLPKDVQVVIAPPSLYLELAVEENKQPTVEVGAQNVFNKGTGAFTGEIVAEQVVDLGAKWTLTGHSERRTILKESDEFIAEKTKYALDNGLSVILCIGETLDERKGGITLDVCARQLDAVSKIIKDWSKIVVAYEPVWAIGTGLAATPDDAEETHKGIREHLTKTIGQDQAEKLQILYGGSVNGKNATEFRDKINIDGFLVGGASLKPEFVDIIKSRL; from the coding sequence ATGGCTCGTCAATTCTTTGTTGGAGGTAACTTTAAAGCTAACGGAACCAAAGCGTCTGTCAAATCAATTATTGATAACTTGAACAAGCAAGATTTACCAAAAGATGTACAAGTTGTCATTGCTCCACCCTCCTTGTACCTTGAATTAGCAGTTGAGGAAAACAAACAACCAActgttgaagttggtgcccaaaatgttttcaacaaggGTACTGGTGCTTTCACTGgtgaaattgttgctgaacaagttgttgatcttgGCGCTAAGTGGACATTGACTGGTCACTCAGAAAGAAGAACAATTCTTAAAGAAagtgatgaatttattgcTGAAAAGACTAAATATGCTTTGGACAATGGTTTGAGCGTTATCTTGTGTATTGGCGAAACATTGGATGAAAGAAAAGGTGGAATCACCTTGGATGTCTGTGCTAGACAATTGGATGCTGTatcaaaaatcatcaagGATTGGTCCAAGATCGTTGTTGCTTATGAACCAGTGTGGGCAATCGGTACTGGTTTAGCTGCTACCCCAGATGATGCAGAAGAAACCCACAAGGGAATTAGAGAACACTTGACCAAGACTATTGGTCAAGATCAAGctgaaaaattacaaatctTGTATGGTGGTTCAGTCAATGGTAAGAACGCCACTGAATTTAGAGACAAGATCAACATTGATGGATTCTTGGTTGGTGGTGCTTCATTGAAACCAGAGTTTGTCGATATTATTAAGTCTAGATTATAA
- a CDS encoding Prp19 protein (S. cerevisiae homolog PRP19 has ligase activity and has role in generation of catalytic spliceosome for first transesterification step): protein MICAISGEEVKDPIVSPKSGAVFERKYIEHFVSTNGTDPINNETLTIDELIPLRVQASFASNSAQPSNTFIPNILSTLQSEYNAMVAEISTLRKNLESLQQELSVSLYRQDAAINVATRAIKERDEAREALEKLTTSVKTKINIDENGEKADQMEEDDGVHNISDIHPARDELFKSHKALKVKSPYKSDKLSVVQDRVISKVFGVNVDFVLFCSHVKILIGAHKNEVLQYDVKSETLNVWKSGLKTIGQIVYNNNGILAAVTGTKISFSTGDTFTMKRKVLSINTHPSLNLFVITSAGNWYVSNTKEIIATHPTDSDLIKGDIHGDGEIFAAYNGEKIKLMSLVSGDELAAYDIENKHVQQISFAANGYWLLVLSTSDNSNTIQVFDLRKNLEVNKLEIQKDRRVDKFIIDPSSSLIIVETDSNYSSYSYSKKTKSWSEIESLDLAASNNEKLFLYSNGEDVVNDGDVKFVHYNPDADNLIVEKLAEEEAI, encoded by the coding sequence ATGATTTGCGCAATATCAGGTGAGGAGGTCAAGGATCCGATTGTTTCGCCCAAAAGTGGGGCTGTATTCGAAAGGAAATACATTGAACATTTTGTTAGTACAAATGGTACGGATCCTATTAACAATGAAACAttaacaattgatgaactCATACCATTGAGAGTTCAAGCCAGTTTCGCATCCAATAGTGCTCAGCCATCCAATACATTTATACCTAATATTTTATCCACATTGCAAAGCGAATACAATGCCATGGTTGCAGAAATTTCCACACTTCGAAAAAATCTTGAGTCATtacaacaagaattgaGCGTTAGTTTATATCGACAAGATGCTGCAATTAATGTGGCAACCAGAGCTataaaagaaagagatGAAGCAAGGGAAGcattggagaaattgactACTTCAGTAAAGACAAAAATTAATATCGATGAGAATGGAGAAAAAGCGGACCAGATGGAGGAAGATGATGGTGTGCACAATATCAGTGATATACATCCTGCAAGAGACGAGCTATTCAAGTCACACAAAGCCTTGAAAGTGAAATCGCCTTACAAGCTGGATAAGCTTTCAGTTGTACAGGATAGGGTGATTAGTAAAGTATTTGGTGTAAACGTTGACTTCGTCTTGTTTTGTTCTCACGTCAAGATCCTCATTGGTGCTCACAAAAATGAAGTTTTGCAGTATGATGTAAAGAGTGAAACATTGAATGTATGGAAATCGGGgttgaaaacaattggcCAAATTGTGTACAATAATAATGGTATTCTCGCGGCGGTAACGGGGACCAAAATATCGTTTTCAACGGGTGATACATTTACGATGAAAAGGAAGGTCTTGTCAATTAACACTCATCcttcattgaatttatttGTTATAACGAGTGCAGGTAATTGGTATGTGTCAAACACAAAGGAAATCATAGCGACGCATCCAACTGACTCAGACCTTATCAAAGGTGACATCCACGGGGATGGAGAGATTTTTGCTGCTTATAATGGAGAAAagataaagttgatgagCTTAGTATCTGGAGATGAACTTGCTGCGTAtgacattgaaaacaaacaCGTGCAACAGATTTCGTTTGCTGCTAACGGGTACTGGCTACTAGTACTATCTACATCCGACAATTCCAACACAATACAAGTGTTTGATTTGAGGAAAAATCTCGAAGTTAACAAGTtggaaattcaaaaagataGGCGCGTAGATAAATTTATTATTGATCCATCGTCAAGTTTGATTATCGTTGAGACTGATTCGAACTACCTGTCTTATTCTTACctgaagaaaacaaaaagctGGAGCGAAATAGAGTCATTGGATTTAGCTGCTTCcaataatgaaaaattgtttctcTATTCCAATGGTGAGGATGTGGTGAATGATGGAGACGTGAAATTTGTGCACTATAACCCCGACGCAGATAATTTGATTGTGGAAAAGTTAGCTGAAGAGGAAGCGATATAG